In Gemmatimonadaceae bacterium, the following proteins share a genomic window:
- a CDS encoding M1 family metallopeptidase has product MYRLIGFAVLVASSACLGRGAPVLVPVRIDSLAGHLTETAATPTRPIITVDADPFHRLGRMDWPGPNEYRGSNGAPGPSYWQQRADYTIVATLDTAAKSVRGSVSIRYTNNSPDTLRYVWVQLDQNLYRTTSKGAALFSSDSRVGAGGFRGGYNITGIEVNGRTAVGRIDDTMMEVELESPLLPRGGVATIGMQYSFEVPVLGSDRMGRDSSLYEIGQWFPRMVVYDDVRGWNTDPYLGQGEFYLEYGNIDYSVTVPAGYVVAGSGVLQNRAAVLTPAQIDRLDRAGGSATVVQVITADEAAAARHRPVPGTKTWWFRAEHVRDAAWAAAPDFRWDAVGWDGVLTQALYQFPKAGRGWESAAEQTQWSIRTYSGLWMRYPYPQATSVAGPVHGMEYPMLVMVGYGGANSASTFSAIDHEQGHEWFPMIVGSNERRYTWMDEGIDTYQNAFSSERRSPGTDAFPVDFAAWRASVENGRQAPLMTPPDRIDAEGFEAVGYRKPGAVLLALRNDVIGRETMDRAMREYVRRWAFRHPTPGDFFRTVENVSGHDLSWFWNAFFYETDVLDIAVDGVTMRQSKGENVAEVHLRRVTTIPFPVTMRLKFNDLTTQDVRFPVEIWSRGDRYVATIVVQRPVVGVRLWPDQSVPDFNASNDVWGDVPPADVRPASTSGGVVPPIPPTPDRR; this is encoded by the coding sequence GTGTACCGCCTGATTGGATTTGCCGTCCTCGTCGCTTCGTCAGCCTGCCTCGGCCGCGGCGCGCCCGTGCTCGTGCCGGTGCGCATCGATTCCCTTGCCGGCCATCTCACTGAGACGGCGGCGACCCCCACGCGTCCGATCATCACGGTCGATGCCGATCCGTTCCATCGGCTCGGTCGCATGGACTGGCCCGGACCGAACGAATATCGCGGATCGAACGGCGCGCCCGGACCCTCGTATTGGCAGCAGCGCGCGGACTACACGATCGTCGCCACGCTCGACACTGCCGCAAAGAGCGTCCGCGGATCAGTCAGCATTCGCTACACGAACAACTCGCCCGACACGCTGCGCTACGTCTGGGTGCAGCTCGACCAGAACCTGTATCGCACGACGAGCAAAGGTGCCGCGCTCTTCTCTTCGGACTCGCGGGTCGGCGCCGGCGGCTTTCGCGGCGGATACAACATTACCGGGATCGAGGTGAACGGCCGGACGGCCGTTGGACGCATCGACGATACGATGATGGAGGTGGAGCTGGAGTCGCCGCTGCTTCCCCGCGGCGGCGTCGCGACCATCGGCATGCAGTACTCGTTCGAGGTGCCGGTTCTGGGATCGGATCGCATGGGCCGCGACAGCTCGCTCTACGAGATTGGTCAGTGGTTTCCTCGAATGGTCGTGTACGACGACGTGCGCGGCTGGAACACCGATCCCTACCTCGGTCAAGGCGAGTTCTACCTCGAGTACGGCAACATCGACTACTCGGTCACCGTGCCCGCCGGCTACGTCGTCGCCGGAAGCGGAGTGCTTCAGAATCGCGCGGCGGTTCTCACGCCCGCGCAGATCGATCGTCTGGATCGCGCCGGTGGATCCGCGACGGTCGTGCAAGTCATCACCGCGGACGAGGCCGCGGCGGCGCGACATCGCCCCGTGCCGGGCACGAAGACATGGTGGTTCCGCGCTGAGCATGTGCGCGACGCGGCATGGGCCGCGGCGCCCGATTTCCGGTGGGACGCGGTGGGCTGGGACGGCGTTCTCACCCAGGCGCTGTATCAGTTTCCGAAGGCCGGTCGAGGATGGGAATCGGCCGCCGAACAGACCCAGTGGTCGATTCGCACCTACTCGGGGTTGTGGATGCGGTATCCGTATCCGCAGGCGACGAGCGTCGCGGGCCCCGTGCATGGAATGGAGTACCCGATGCTCGTGATGGTTGGATACGGCGGCGCCAATTCGGCGTCTACGTTCTCCGCGATCGATCACGAGCAAGGGCACGAGTGGTTCCCGATGATCGTCGGGTCGAACGAGCGACGGTACACGTGGATGGACGAAGGCATCGACACGTACCAGAATGCGTTTTCCAGCGAGCGTCGTTCGCCCGGCACGGACGCGTTTCCGGTCGATTTCGCCGCTTGGCGCGCGTCGGTTGAAAACGGCCGCCAAGCGCCACTCATGACGCCGCCGGATCGGATCGACGCGGAGGGGTTCGAGGCGGTCGGGTATCGGAAGCCCGGAGCCGTGCTCCTCGCCTTGCGCAACGACGTCATCGGCCGCGAGACGATGGATCGAGCAATGCGCGAATACGTGCGACGCTGGGCGTTCAGACATCCGACGCCCGGAGATTTTTTTCGCACCGTCGAAAACGTGTCGGGGCACGATCTGTCGTGGTTCTGGAACGCGTTCTTCTACGAAACCGACGTGCTCGACATCGCGGTCGACGGCGTGACGATGCGACAGTCGAAGGGCGAGAATGTGGCCGAAGTCCACTTGCGTCGCGTGACGACGATACCGTTTCCAGTGACGATGCGGCTCAAGTTCAATGACCTCACGACTCAAGACGTGCGCTTTCCGGTCGAGATCTGGTCGCGCGGCGATCGCTACGTCGCGACGATCGTGGTCCAGCGCCCGGTCGTCGGCGTTCGTCTTTGGCCCGACCAGAGCGTGCCGGATTTCAACGCGTCCAACGACGTCTGGGGCGATGTCCCCCCGGCCGATGTCCGGCCAGCGTCCACGAGCGGCGGGGTAGTTCCCCCTATTCCCCCAACGCCCGATCGCCGCTAG
- a CDS encoding aldo/keto reductase produces MTTRPPRTREAVAPTSDEAPAQRASEAGTARYRERFAPRFASDYFRAAPFDATVSSIGIGTYLGEPTAADDAAYVDSVEHGVRSGVNLIDTALNYRGQRSERAVGAALRRLTAGPGAGDVSRDEVVVCSKGGYIPLDGEPPASRDEYLAYVKREFIDTEILRPTEIVGGGHSLAPRFIRFCVAKSRQNLGVRCIDVYYLHNPEQQAAAVGRDELQARIRAAFLILEDAAARGEIGAYGCATWNGLRSTPDAADHLELEALVGLARDAGGKDHHFRAVQMPISLAMPEAIRAPTQTVRGNALPAAEAAAALGLMVVGSATLMQGKLTAGLPAAVAEAFPTLETDAQRSIAFVRSIPGVTSALVGMKRAEHVDENLKAAETR; encoded by the coding sequence ATGACCACCAGGCCCCCCCGCACGCGCGAGGCCGTTGCGCCGACGAGCGACGAAGCTCCCGCTCAGCGCGCAAGCGAGGCCGGGACCGCGCGGTATCGTGAACGGTTCGCGCCGCGGTTCGCGTCGGACTACTTCCGCGCGGCGCCCTTCGACGCGACGGTCTCCTCGATCGGGATCGGCACGTATCTCGGCGAGCCGACCGCCGCCGACGACGCCGCATACGTTGATTCTGTCGAGCATGGCGTGCGCTCCGGGGTCAATTTGATCGACACGGCGCTGAACTACCGCGGCCAACGGTCAGAGCGCGCCGTCGGCGCCGCGCTTCGGCGCCTGACGGCGGGGCCGGGCGCGGGCGACGTGTCGCGTGACGAGGTCGTTGTCTGCTCGAAGGGCGGATATATCCCACTGGACGGAGAACCGCCAGCGTCGCGCGACGAGTACCTCGCCTACGTCAAACGCGAATTCATCGACACCGAGATCTTGCGTCCGACGGAGATCGTGGGCGGCGGCCACAGCCTCGCCCCACGGTTCATCCGATTCTGTGTCGCCAAGAGTCGGCAGAACCTCGGCGTCCGCTGCATCGACGTGTACTACCTACACAACCCGGAGCAGCAGGCGGCCGCCGTCGGTCGCGACGAACTGCAGGCGAGAATCCGCGCGGCATTTCTCATTCTCGAGGACGCGGCGGCGCGCGGCGAGATCGGCGCGTACGGCTGCGCGACGTGGAACGGTCTCCGCTCGACGCCGGACGCGGCGGACCATCTCGAGCTCGAGGCGTTGGTTGGACTGGCGCGCGACGCGGGCGGAAAGGACCACCATTTTCGCGCGGTGCAAATGCCGATCAGCCTCGCGATGCCCGAGGCGATCCGCGCTCCGACGCAAACGGTGCGAGGGAACGCGCTTCCGGCGGCCGAGGCCGCAGCCGCGCTCGGCTTGATGGTCGTCGGTAGCGCAACGCTGATGCAGGGCAAACTCACCGCGGGATTGCCGGCCGCGGTGGCGGAAGCGTTTCCGACGCTGGAGACCGACGCGCAACGCTCCATCGCTTTCGTGAGATCGATTCCCGGCGTGACGTCGGCGCTCGTCGGAATGAAGCGGGCGGAGCACGTCGACGAGAATCTGAAAGCCGCAGAAACGCGCTAG
- a CDS encoding S41 family peptidase gives MPRIRKAAFIGALLVPVVAGGFLLQARSQREGAELLDQVMTLVNDRYVDTLPTSDVYEKAAAGLVKELNDPYSELLTPKDLKQFSSRTGGRYGGLGMLIEPDADTKTVRVVTVYPNTPAEAGGVHEGDFIIRVDSVSTRGWTINQVSDSLTGTPGTKVKVSFARPGVAAAITGTFTRAIINVPAVPYIITLGNKIGYIPLQQFNENAADNIQAAVKKLEDQGARGIILDLRGDPGGILDQSLKVANTFLPQGQLLASVKGREGPIQIEMAKAAPLAPSIPLVVMTDDRTASASEIVAGALQDHDRALVVGQTSFGKGLVQGVYDHLDGGYALKLTTGKWFTPSGRSIQRPRKFVNGQFVEDTPDTNETNATKKNRPAYKSDAGRTVYGGGGITPDVIVADDTLTTPEQTFAKAIAPKGQDARTVLDDYAMQLSKTAGATFTVQPAWLNEFYTRLQAKGVTADRKTYDGANRYVSRLLEQRIAHFAAGDSLAKRRDLPYDAALRKALELIDKGGSQRELFALAGEPLSAKSSVPPAKKP, from the coding sequence ATGCCTCGCATCCGTAAAGCCGCCTTCATCGGCGCACTGCTCGTCCCCGTCGTGGCCGGCGGGTTCCTGCTGCAAGCGCGCTCGCAACGCGAAGGCGCGGAGTTGCTCGACCAGGTCATGACGTTGGTCAACGACCGCTACGTCGACACGCTGCCCACGTCCGACGTCTACGAAAAGGCGGCCGCCGGCCTCGTCAAAGAGCTCAATGACCCATATAGCGAGCTCCTAACGCCAAAAGACCTCAAACAGTTCAGCAGCCGGACCGGGGGTCGATACGGCGGACTCGGCATGCTCATCGAGCCCGACGCTGATACGAAGACGGTTCGCGTCGTCACGGTCTATCCGAACACGCCGGCTGAAGCGGGCGGCGTGCACGAGGGCGACTTCATCATCCGGGTCGACTCCGTCTCGACGCGTGGATGGACCATCAACCAGGTCTCCGATTCGCTCACCGGCACGCCGGGCACGAAGGTGAAGGTGTCGTTCGCTCGCCCGGGGGTCGCCGCGGCGATCACGGGAACGTTCACCCGCGCGATCATCAACGTGCCGGCCGTTCCGTACATCATCACCCTGGGCAACAAGATCGGGTACATCCCGCTCCAGCAATTCAACGAGAATGCGGCCGACAACATCCAGGCTGCGGTCAAGAAGTTGGAGGATCAGGGCGCGCGGGGCATCATCCTCGACCTGCGCGGCGATCCGGGCGGCATCCTCGATCAAAGTTTGAAGGTTGCGAACACCTTCCTGCCGCAGGGACAGCTCCTCGCTTCCGTGAAGGGACGCGAGGGCCCGATTCAGATCGAGATGGCCAAAGCTGCGCCGCTGGCGCCGAGCATTCCGCTCGTCGTCATGACGGATGATCGCACGGCATCGGCTTCGGAGATCGTCGCCGGCGCCCTTCAGGATCACGACCGCGCGCTCGTCGTCGGACAAACGAGCTTCGGAAAGGGTCTGGTCCAGGGTGTCTACGACCATCTCGACGGCGGCTACGCGCTCAAGCTGACGACCGGAAAGTGGTTCACGCCGAGCGGCCGCTCGATTCAACGCCCGCGCAAGTTCGTGAACGGCCAATTCGTCGAGGACACGCCTGACACGAACGAGACGAACGCGACGAAGAAGAACCGTCCGGCGTACAAATCCGACGCGGGCCGCACCGTGTACGGCGGCGGTGGAATCACGCCGGACGTCATCGTGGCGGACGACACGCTCACGACGCCGGAACAGACGTTCGCGAAGGCGATTGCGCCCAAGGGTCAGGATGCGCGCACGGTGCTCGACGACTACGCCATGCAGTTGTCGAAGACTGCCGGAGCGACGTTCACGGTGCAGCCGGCGTGGCTCAATGAGTTCTATACGCGCTTGCAGGCCAAGGGCGTCACGGCGGACCGGAAGACGTACGATGGCGCGAACCGGTACGTGAGCCGCTTGCTCGAGCAGCGTATCGCCCATTTCGCGGCGGGTGACTCGTTGGCCAAACGGCGCGACCTCCCGTACGACGCCGCGCTGCGCAAGGCGCTGGAGCTGATCGACAAGGGCGGCTCGCAGCGTGAGCTGTTCGCCCTCGCCGGCGAGCCGCTGTCGGCCAAGAGCTCTGTCCCGCCTGCGAAAAAGCCGTAA
- a CDS encoding replication initiator protein A produces MTLPAKRRTPARTVLLDRSLEEFPVFRLSDTPDEPSLSYLTEDGGRWRVLTAPGDRLPGTFDQDVYVELMHRFQEAGEPADGVLTFTLHAFLRSMGRQADGRTYEQLRGALTRLERTTLQSEGSYFDATVDRLTDATFTLLTSVAIERRRSRERDQLVLFPGSPSAEPGEARVVIAGVVRQNVSARHVIPLAVGRYLALASPVARRLYRLIELARAADILTWRVSLDRLREQLPLTQRYPSHLQRVLQPAHDLLREAGVIREAVIRQQQRDWFVDYMLAGKRAEAG; encoded by the coding sequence ATGACGCTTCCGGCGAAGCGCCGAACTCCAGCGCGGACGGTGCTCCTCGACCGTTCGCTCGAGGAGTTTCCCGTCTTTCGCCTGAGCGACACACCGGACGAACCCTCGCTGTCCTATCTCACCGAGGACGGCGGACGATGGCGCGTGTTGACCGCTCCCGGAGATCGCCTGCCCGGGACGTTCGACCAGGACGTTTACGTCGAGCTGATGCATCGGTTCCAGGAGGCCGGTGAACCGGCCGACGGGGTCCTCACGTTCACGCTGCACGCCTTCCTACGCTCGATGGGGAGACAAGCCGACGGCCGCACCTACGAGCAGCTCCGCGGCGCGCTTACCCGACTCGAGCGAACGACGTTGCAATCGGAAGGGAGTTATTTCGACGCCACGGTCGACCGCCTCACCGACGCGACCTTTACGCTTCTGACTTCCGTCGCGATCGAGCGCCGACGCTCTCGCGAGCGCGATCAGCTTGTTCTGTTCCCGGGCTCGCCCAGCGCCGAGCCCGGCGAGGCCCGCGTCGTAATCGCCGGCGTTGTGCGACAGAACGTGTCCGCGCGCCACGTCATCCCTCTCGCGGTCGGCCGTTATCTGGCACTCGCCTCTCCGGTCGCCAGGCGCCTATACCGCCTCATCGAACTGGCGAGGGCCGCTGACATCCTGACCTGGCGGGTATCGCTCGACCGCCTGCGGGAGCAACTTCCACTTACACAACGCTATCCGTCACACCTGCAGCGGGTGCTCCAGCCGGCCCACGACCTCCTGCGGGAGGCTGGAGTGATTCGCGAGGCGGTCATTCGTCAACAACAGAGAGACTGGTTCGTCGACTACATGCTTGCGGGGAAGCGGGCAGAAGCGGGATAG
- a CDS encoding SDR family oxidoreductase — MPDSARTFDGSTVLLTGVGADGQVGQAVARAFAEQGASLLLVDRAAEHVDARVRELTDDGFRAAGYPCDLTDGAAVKSVVARIREQHGDAIQALVHMAGGFAMSGPVAESTDDVWNRQIAINLTTAFTAARAVLPMLRAGKGAIVFFASEAVLPGSTGARTSAYAVAKSGVVALMRAIAAEERPNGIRANAVAPSSIRTATNVRDMGDKVKYVEREEVADVVLFLCSARASAISGLVVPIA, encoded by the coding sequence ATGCCCGACTCAGCTCGCACGTTCGACGGATCGACGGTTCTGTTGACGGGGGTCGGCGCGGACGGGCAGGTGGGTCAGGCGGTCGCGCGAGCGTTTGCCGAGCAGGGTGCCTCGCTTTTGTTGGTCGACCGAGCGGCGGAGCACGTCGATGCTCGGGTCCGTGAGCTGACCGACGATGGCTTTCGCGCGGCGGGCTATCCGTGCGACCTCACCGACGGCGCAGCCGTGAAATCCGTCGTCGCTCGAATCCGCGAACAACACGGCGACGCGATTCAGGCTCTCGTCCACATGGCCGGCGGATTCGCAATGAGCGGTCCCGTCGCCGAGAGTACCGACGACGTCTGGAATCGTCAGATCGCCATCAATCTGACCACCGCGTTCACGGCGGCGCGCGCGGTGTTGCCGATGCTTCGCGCCGGTAAAGGGGCGATCGTTTTCTTCGCGTCCGAGGCTGTGCTGCCGGGGTCTACCGGCGCGCGTACGTCCGCGTATGCCGTCGCCAAGAGTGGAGTCGTCGCTTTGATGCGCGCTATCGCTGCGGAGGAGCGGCCGAACGGTATTCGCGCCAACGCGGTTGCGCCCTCGTCCATTCGCACGGCGACCAACGTCCGCGACATGGGTGACAAAGTGAAGTACGTCGAACGTGAAGAGGTCGCCGACGTCGTCCTCTTTCTCTGCTCCGCGCGCGCGAGCGCGATTTCGGGACTCGTGGTCCCCATCGCGTGA
- a CDS encoding MerR family transcriptional regulator, which translates to MADSPITLLRAHARHAPWNARGLAAHVTALVDAAGVRPTNASARAAPSARSIRFYIANGLLSRPEGAGTSATYNYRHFLQLVAIKIRQREGATLDSIKKEMEDATGDALERRVATSLAAALGATVETRKGGAVSEEENPASWRRMPVADGVELHVRDNSPASRDEALVAMREAVRAALGREDIR; encoded by the coding sequence ATGGCCGATTCGCCGATCACGCTCCTCCGCGCTCACGCACGCCACGCCCCATGGAACGCCCGGGGACTCGCGGCGCACGTGACGGCGCTCGTCGACGCGGCCGGCGTGCGGCCGACCAACGCCTCCGCCCGCGCGGCCCCGAGCGCTCGATCGATCCGCTTCTACATCGCGAACGGCCTGCTCTCCCGGCCGGAGGGCGCCGGAACGTCGGCCACCTACAACTACCGCCATTTCCTCCAACTGGTCGCGATCAAGATTCGACAGCGCGAGGGCGCGACGCTCGATTCGATCAAGAAAGAGATGGAGGACGCCACGGGCGACGCGCTCGAGCGCCGGGTCGCCACCTCGCTGGCCGCCGCGCTCGGCGCCACCGTCGAAACGCGCAAAGGCGGCGCGGTCTCCGAAGAGGAGAACCCGGCGAGTTGGCGTAGAATGCCCGTCGCCGACGGCGTGGAGCTCCACGTCCGCGACAACTCGCCGGCCTCGCGCGACGAAGCGCTGGTCGCGATGCGTGAAGCCGTTCGTGCGGCGTTGGGCCGCGAAGACATTCGATAG
- a CDS encoding MqnA/MqnD/SBP family protein yields MTTTIHVAHSPDSDDAFMFYALASGKIDTEGLTYVHQLQDIETLNQRALRRELEVTAVSIHAYAYLADAYALLPHGASMGDRYGPRLVARSPLSRSELRGKRIAVPGLMTSAYLALRLFEPEFEPVVTPFDQIEDAVVDGAVDVGLLIHEGQLTFGDRGLHLVQDLGEWWFGETGLPLPLGGNVVRKDLGEDLTRKISRHLRDSIAYGLQHRSAALDHSMQYARGLDRSKADAFVGMYVNDWTLDYGEAGRRAVRQFLERGVEAGIIAKPVAIEFVD; encoded by the coding sequence ATGACCACCACGATCCACGTCGCCCACAGCCCCGACTCCGACGACGCGTTCATGTTCTACGCGCTCGCATCGGGGAAGATCGATACGGAAGGCCTCACCTACGTCCATCAACTGCAGGACATCGAGACGCTCAACCAGCGCGCGCTGCGCCGAGAGCTCGAAGTCACGGCGGTGTCGATCCATGCGTACGCCTACCTGGCCGACGCGTACGCCCTGCTTCCCCACGGCGCGTCGATGGGGGATCGGTACGGCCCTCGCCTCGTCGCTCGCTCACCGCTGTCCCGGTCCGAGCTGCGCGGAAAGCGAATTGCCGTTCCGGGCCTCATGACGAGCGCCTACCTCGCGCTGCGTCTCTTCGAGCCCGAGTTCGAACCGGTCGTCACGCCCTTCGATCAGATCGAGGATGCCGTCGTCGACGGCGCCGTTGACGTCGGCCTGTTGATCCACGAGGGCCAGCTCACGTTCGGCGACCGTGGCCTCCACCTGGTCCAGGATCTGGGTGAATGGTGGTTCGGCGAGACCGGACTCCCGCTCCCGCTCGGCGGCAATGTCGTTCGAAAGGACCTCGGCGAGGATCTGACGCGCAAAATTTCGCGGCATCTTCGCGACAGCATCGCATATGGGTTGCAGCATCGCTCGGCGGCGCTCGACCACTCGATGCAGTACGCCAGAGGGTTGGATCGGTCCAAGGCCGACGCCTTCGTCGGGATGTACGTGAACGACTGGACGCTCGACTACGGGGAGGCGGGCCGGCGTGCCGTCCGCCAGTTCCTGGAGCGCGGCGTCGAAGCCGGAATCATCGCGAAACCAGTCGCGATCGAATTCGTCGATTAG
- a CDS encoding zinc ribbon domain-containing protein produces MDQSPPVTPAAQTCPSCGAAANGRFCSACGAALVGVACAACGTQLSPGARFCHRCGTPAGQSDGPRDERSFSSALPWGVAAIALVALIALVAGQRFGRSASDDAGQTQAAAPATGAPGQPPDLSSMTPEDAAARLYDRVMSLHERGRADSVQIFAPMAMQAYEMLGKLNLDQRYDLGRIAAVAGDSATARAQADTILAQHPNHLLGLILAGNAARMRHDAAAEKSFHDKLVAAAPAERAKQLTEYTTHENDITIALDSKRP; encoded by the coding sequence ATGGATCAGTCTCCTCCGGTAACGCCGGCCGCGCAGACCTGTCCGTCGTGCGGCGCCGCGGCGAACGGGAGATTCTGCTCCGCGTGCGGCGCGGCGCTCGTCGGCGTCGCGTGCGCGGCGTGCGGAACGCAGCTCTCGCCCGGCGCGAGGTTCTGCCACCGGTGCGGGACGCCCGCCGGCCAATCGGACGGGCCCCGCGACGAACGGAGCTTCTCGTCGGCGCTGCCGTGGGGAGTTGCCGCGATCGCGTTGGTCGCGTTGATCGCGCTCGTCGCCGGCCAGCGATTCGGACGAAGCGCGAGTGATGATGCAGGGCAAACTCAGGCGGCCGCGCCAGCCACCGGAGCACCCGGGCAACCGCCGGACCTCTCGAGCATGACCCCCGAAGATGCCGCCGCGCGTCTCTACGACCGCGTGATGAGCCTGCACGAGCGCGGCCGCGCCGACAGCGTGCAAATCTTCGCGCCCATGGCCATGCAAGCCTACGAGATGCTCGGCAAGCTGAATCTCGATCAGCGCTACGACCTCGGACGTATTGCCGCTGTGGCGGGTGATTCGGCGACCGCCCGCGCGCAGGCGGACACCATTCTCGCCCAACATCCGAATCACCTGCTGGGCCTCATTCTCGCCGGTAACGCGGCTCGAATGCGCCATGACGCCGCTGCGGAAAAAAGCTTCCACGACAAGCTCGTCGCCGCCGCACCGGCCGAGCGCGCGAAGCAGCTCACCGAATACACGACGCACGAAAACGACATCACCATCGCGCTCGACTCCAAGCGACCATGA
- the glnA gene encoding type I glutamate--ammonia ligase encodes MLELTEKLGVRFMRLQFTDILGINKNVEIPSSQFEKALAGDIMFDGSSIEGFVRIEESDMLLAPDLDTFLVYPWGEKDKRICRLICDIHSPSGEPFAGDPRGRLKTVLRKAKGMGFTMNAGMEAEFFLFRPDASGGATTATHDVGGYFDLAPTDLGEDARRAMVDTLEQMGFEVEAAHHEVAHGQHEIDFRYADALKTADNIATFRFVVKHVATQFGLLASFMPKPIFGQNGSGMHTHQSLFRGGLNAFWDESAEWELSKTALHYIGGLLRHARGMCAITNPLVNSYKRLVPGYEAPVNVAWSMRNRSPLIRVPDRREAGTRVELRMPDPSANPYLALAVMLAAGLDGVETEADHREPVNENIWEMSFREKRRLRIDDLPHDLNEALDELEKDDVIADALGKHIASHFVAAKRQEWREYITQVSAWELESYLAKY; translated from the coding sequence ATCCTCGAGCTGACGGAGAAGCTGGGTGTGCGCTTCATGCGTCTCCAGTTCACGGACATCCTCGGCATCAACAAGAACGTCGAGATCCCGTCGTCGCAGTTCGAGAAGGCGCTCGCGGGCGACATCATGTTCGACGGCTCGTCGATCGAAGGGTTCGTACGGATCGAGGAGTCGGATATGCTGCTCGCGCCGGATCTCGACACGTTTCTGGTCTATCCGTGGGGCGAAAAGGACAAGCGGATCTGCCGGCTGATCTGCGACATTCACAGCCCGAGCGGCGAGCCATTCGCGGGCGATCCGCGCGGCCGGCTCAAGACCGTGCTGCGGAAGGCGAAGGGGATGGGGTTCACGATGAACGCGGGGATGGAAGCGGAGTTCTTCCTCTTTCGGCCCGACGCATCAGGCGGGGCCACGACCGCGACGCACGACGTCGGCGGCTATTTCGACCTCGCGCCGACCGACCTCGGCGAAGACGCGCGACGCGCGATGGTCGACACGCTCGAACAGATGGGGTTCGAGGTCGAGGCCGCGCATCACGAGGTGGCGCACGGGCAGCACGAGATCGATTTCCGATATGCGGACGCGCTCAAGACCGCCGACAACATCGCGACGTTCCGGTTCGTGGTGAAACACGTGGCGACACAATTCGGGTTGCTCGCGTCGTTCATGCCGAAGCCGATCTTCGGGCAAAACGGCAGCGGAATGCACACGCACCAGTCGCTCTTTCGCGGCGGCCTGAACGCGTTCTGGGACGAGTCCGCGGAGTGGGAGCTCTCGAAGACCGCGCTGCACTACATCGGCGGGCTGCTGCGCCACGCGCGCGGGATGTGCGCGATCACCAATCCGCTGGTCAACTCGTACAAACGACTGGTGCCGGGATACGAAGCGCCGGTGAACGTCGCGTGGTCGATGCGGAATCGCTCGCCGTTGATCCGCGTTCCGGATCGGCGTGAGGCCGGGACCAGGGTCGAGCTCCGAATGCCGGACCCGTCGGCGAATCCGTACCTCGCGCTCGCCGTCATGCTGGCGGCGGGCCTCGACGGAGTGGAGACGGAGGCCGACCATCGCGAGCCGGTGAACGAGAACATCTGGGAAATGAGCTTCCGCGAGAAGCGACGTCTACGCATCGACGACTTGCCGCACGATCTCAACGAGGCGCTCGACGAACTGGAGAAAGACGACGTGATCGCGGATGCACTGGGCAAGCACATTGCGTCGCATTTCGTGGCCGCGAAGCGGCAGGAGTGGCGGGAGTACATCACGCAGGTGAGCGCGTGGGAGTTGGAGAGCTATTTGGCGAAGTATTAG
- a CDS encoding carboxypeptidase-like regulatory domain-containing protein produces MKMRTGFGARELAASLSALVCLNAPTVAAQTRSIVGTVVADSARGHPVESAEVMAPALNVSTRTNAKGEFRLAGLAPGRHMVVVRLIGYRTLTDTIELGTDADTRHNFVLSQRAVPLDSMVAEAKQPREYISPNLNGFLERMHNHAGGYFIDDSTLRKNEDHHLQDVVLSRMAGMRLIRWSGDEAYMASSRIGSGAALLGSGGGKSSLNPLPRACYSTVYLDGILIYDLERMGRDVKPPDLSNILVSDLAGVEFYPGQASLPIQFKSGQCGTLLLWTREK; encoded by the coding sequence ATGAAAATGCGAACGGGATTCGGGGCGCGCGAATTGGCGGCGTCACTCTCGGCGTTGGTCTGCTTGAATGCGCCGACGGTTGCGGCGCAGACTCGATCGATCGTGGGAACGGTCGTCGCCGACTCGGCGCGCGGCCACCCGGTCGAAAGCGCGGAAGTGATGGCGCCGGCGCTCAATGTCAGCACACGCACCAACGCGAAAGGGGAGTTTCGCCTCGCGGGTCTAGCGCCGGGGCGACACATGGTCGTGGTGCGATTGATCGGATATCGCACGCTCACGGACACCATCGAGCTCGGCACGGACGCCGACACGCGCCATAACTTCGTGTTGAGTCAACGCGCCGTGCCGCTGGATTCGATGGTGGCCGAGGCCAAGCAGCCACGCGAATACATCTCCCCGAACTTGAACGGTTTTCTCGAGCGGATGCATAATCACGCCGGCGGCTATTTCATCGACGATTCGACGCTGCGGAAGAACGAGGACCATCATCTTCAAGACGTGGTGTTGTCGAGAATGGCCGGGATGCGGCTCATCCGGTGGTCCGGCGACGAGGCGTACATGGCTTCGTCCCGAATCGGCAGCGGCGCCGCTCTCCTCGGCAGCGGCGGCGGCAAGTCGAGCTTGAATCCGCTGCCCCGCGCGTGCTATTCGACCGTCTATCTCGACGGCATTCTGATTTACGATCTGGAGCGGATGGGACGCGACGTCAAACCTCCGGATCTCAGCAACATTCTCGTTTCAGATCTTGCGGGCGTGGAGTTTTATCCGGGACAGGCGTCGCTCCCCATACAATTCAAGTCAGGCCAATGCGGAACGTTGCTCCTGTGGACGCGGGAAAAGTAG